TGCGCCGAGGGGGGTAGTGTCCCGTCAAGTGGTGTAAATCGCGCGCGTCTTCCCTGAGTTCGACCACGGCGTGGACGCTGCCGCAGCCGTGGACGGAAGAGCACCGTCCACCGCTGCCTGGAAACCACAGAGCGGTTTCCACAAGCGCCCACACCGGCGTCCGTCCTTCACGCAATGGCGGCGAAGATCTCCTGCGCCGTGGCGGGCAACGCCGGCGCTGTGAGCTGCTTCATCGATTCGGCGCTGAAGTAGCGCCGTTCGGCCACCGCCCATTCGTCATCCTGCTCGAGCAGAATGGCACCGACCAGGCGAATGACGGATTGTGGGGTCGGAAAGATCCCGACCACATTGGACCGCCGCTTGATTTCCTTGTTCAGGCGCTCGAGCGGATTCGTACTGTGCAGCTGACGCTGATGCTCAAGTGGCATGTGCCGGTACGCCAGCACGTCTTCAGCGGCCTCCTCCAGCAACGCGGCGGCCCGGGCAAAGCGCGCGCGGAGGCCGTCCGCCACCTTCCGCAGCTGCGTCATCGCCGTGGTGTGATCCGGTTGCGCGAAGATCGTCCGCACCACCGCGGCAATCGCTTCACGCGCGCCCTTCGGCACCGTCGCGAGCAGATTCCGCATGAAGTGCACGCGGCACCGCTGCCACGCCGCGCCGCTCAGCACCGTCGCGACCGCCTGCTTCAGGCCCTCGTGCGCATCGGAGGTGACCAGGCGCACGCCGCGGAGGCCGCGTTTGACGAGGTTCCGCAGAAACGCCGTCCAGAACGCCCGATCCTCCGACGGGCCGACGTCGATCCCGAGGACCTGGCGCTCGCCCTCACTGGTCACGCCCACGGCGACGACCGTCGCCTGGCTGGTCACGCGCCCGTTGACCCGCACCTTGTGGTACGTCGCATCGACCCAGAGGTACGGATAGTCGGTCGTCAGCGCCCGTGTCCGGAAGGCCTCCACCAGCGGGTCGAGCTCGCCGCAAATCCGGGATACTTCCGACTTCGAGACGCCATCGAGCCCGAGCGCCTTCATCAGCTCGTCCACCTTCCGCGTCGAGACGCCATGCACGTACGCCTCTTGGACCACCGCCAGCAGGGCGTGCTCCGCGCGCCGGCGAGGCTGCAGCAACGAGGGGAAGTAGGTGCCGGGCCGCACCTTCGGGATCGCCAGCTCGATCGTGCCGACCCGCGTGTCCCAGGTCCGCATCCGGTA
This window of the Terriglobales bacterium genome carries:
- a CDS encoding IS256 family transposase; translated protein: MAKPRMDLSAFIGKLLEEQDGDVLREGIRVLSQALMETEVAGLIGADRHERTPERTGHRNGYRMRTWDTRVGTIELAIPKVRPGTYFPSLLQPRRRAEHALLAVVQEAYVHGVSTRKVDELMKALGLDGVSKSEVSRICGELDPLVEAFRTRALTTDYPYLWVDATYHKVRVNGRVTSQATVVAVGVTSEGERQVLGIDVGPSEDRAFWTAFLRNLVKRGLRGVRLVTSDAHEGLKQAVATVLSGAAWQRCRVHFMRNLLATVPKGAREAIAAVVRTIFAQPDHTTAMTQLRKVADGLRARFARAAALLEEAAEDVLAYRHMPLEHQRQLHSTNPLERLNKEIKRRSNVVGIFPTPQSVIRLVGAILLEQDDEWAVAERRYFSAESMKQLTAPALPATAQEIFAAIA